In Chryseobacterium oryzae, the genomic stretch TTGGTTTTTCAAAACAAGATTTGGTTTCATATTGTGAGGTCCAAAAGGGGCAAGCTTTCGGTGAAAATTAATAAAATCACGGTTAATTTCATCAATATGAACCTCAGAATCTATTGTAATAGAAGGTTCTTTCTGATGTTCCTGAATTTTTTCGGCAACTATTTTTTCAAATTTAATTTTGAATTCCTCAAAATTGCTCTTTTCCATAGAAAGTCCTGCTGCGGCATGATGACCGCCGAATTTCAGGAAATATTCCGAACACATATCCAATGCTTCATGTACATCAAAATCGGATACAGACCGAGCCGAAGCTACCATTTCACCATTATTACCGTCTGTAAAAACCAAAGTAGGTTTATAATACGTTTCGGTAAGCCTTGAAGCTACAATTCCTATAACGCCTTTATTCCATTCCGGATGATAAACGATGGTAGAAAATTTGGTTTCCTGCTGAGATTCTATAATTTGGTTGAGTGCTGAAAGAGTAGAATTCATGTCCAGCTCTCGCCTTTCATCATTCAGATTCATGATATCGCTTACAATTTGATGGGCATGCTTCAGATTATCCGAAACCATGAGTTCAACAGCGGCTTTACCATGTGAAATTCTTCCTGCGGCATTAATTTTTGGAGCGATTTCAAAAACAATATTAGATATTTCGAAATGAGATAGCTTATCTTCAGGAATTAAAAGTCTAAGCCCCATATTTCGGGTTTTTCTCAGAGTTTTAAGTCCCATTTTTGCCAAAACTCTGTTTTCTCCCGTCATAGAAACGATATCTGCTGCAATAGAGATAGCCAGAAGATCTGTAAGCTCAAAAAGTTCTGCTTCCGGAATTTTGTAAATCGTATTAAGTCCTTGGCAAAGCTTAAAACCAACACCACAACCCGAAAGTTCTTTAAAAGGGTATCTACAATCACTTCTTTTAGGATCGAGAACTGCTGTAGCATTAGGAATTTCTTCTCCCGGCAAATGGTGGTCGCAGATAATAAATTCAATATCCTTGCTTTTGGCATAATTAATCATGTCGATTGCTTTTATACCGCAATCTAAAGCAACAATAAGGGTAAAACCGTTTTCTTTGGCGAAATCTATTCCTTCGGTGGAAATACCGTAACCTTCGGAATTTCTGTCGGGAATATAAAAATCTAAATATTTTTTCTGAACAATTTTACTCAAATAAAGATACATTAAGGCAACAGCAGTGGTTCCGTCTACATCGTAATCTCCATATACCAATATTTTTTCTCCGTTTTCGATAGCTGTAGCAATGCGTTCTACCGCTTTTTGCATGTCTGCCATTAAAAACGGACTGTGGATATCGGTCATATTGGGTTTGAAAAATTCTCTTGCCTTCCGATAATTGTCAATTCCTCTGAGAACTAGCAGTTTGGATTCAAATGTTCCAAAACCAAGTGACGAACTTAATCCGTCCACAATTTCTTCATCGGGTTCGGGCTTGTAAATCCATTTTTGACTCATTTCACAAAAATAGGGAATTAAAATTTAAAAGTAACGTTTATTGCTTACGTTAAATGTTAAAAAAAACCGTTCAGAAATTGAACGGTTTTAAATAGTTAAGAATACATTTTTTCTCTTAATTCTTTTACCTTTTTATCGGCTAGATATTCATCGTAAGTCATTTCTCTGTCGATAATTCCTTTTGGAGTCAGTTCGATAATTCTGTTACAGACTGTGGAAAGCATTTCGTGGTCATGAGAAGCCAGTAAAATATTTCCTTTGAAGTTAGACAAAGAGTTGTTCAAAGTAGTAATACTCTCAAGGTCTAAATGGTTGGTAGGTTCATCTAGTAAAAGAACATTTGCTTTCTGAAGCATCATTCTACTGAACATACATCTCATTTTTTCTCCTCCCGAAAGCACTTTACAAGATTTTAAAGCCTCATCTCCAGAGAAAAGCATTCTTCCCAAAAATCCTCTTACGAATTCTTCGTGACGCTCTTCATCATTTTTCGTGAATTGTCTTAACCAATCTACCAAACTTAAATCTTCCTGAAAGAAGTTGGTGTTATCCAAAGGCATGTGAGACTGGTTGGTGGTAACTCCCCAAGCAATGCTTCCTTTATCGGCTTCGGTATTTCCAGCTAAAATTTCGAAAAATTCGGTAATTGCTAATGAGTTTTTAGACAAAACAGCAACTTTATCGCCTTTCTTAAGATTTAAATCGATGTTTGAAAACAATAATTCTCCATCTTTTGTTTTTTCTAAACCTTTAACATCTAAAATTTGGTCACCTGCTTCTCTTTCCATTTCAAAAATAATGGCAGGATATCTTCTTGAAGATGGCTTAATATCGTCGATATTTAATTTATCGATCATTTTTTTTCTTGCCGTTGCCTGTTTAGCTTTTGCAACGTTAGAACTGAATCGTGCAATAAAATCCTGAAGTTCTTTCTTTTTCTCTTCTGCTTTTTTATTAGCCTGAGCTCTTTGTCTAGTTGCTAATTGCGAAGCCTGATACCAGAAAGAATAGTTACCTGTGTAAAGATTTAGTTTAGCATAATCTAAGTCGCCGATGTGTGTACAAACCGTATCTAGGAAGTGACGGTCGTGAGATACAACGATTACGGTATTTTCATAATCTGCTAAGAAATCTTCTAGCCAAGAAATTGTATCAATATCCAAGTCGTTCGTAGGCTCATCAAGAATAAGTACATCCGGATTTCCGAAAAGTGCCTGAGCAAGTAGAACTTTTACTTTGTCTTTGTTTTCAAGTTCGCTCATTAATTGCCAGTGCATATCGTCTGTAATACCAACGTTAGAAAGCATGGTTTGCGCATCAGATTCTGCAGTCCATCCTCCCATTTCATCGTATATTACACCAAGTTCACCTGCTTTAATCCCGTCTTCATCAGAAAAATCTTCTTTCGCATAAAGCGCATCCATTTCTTCTTTTATCTCGAATAATTTCTTGTTACCTCTCAAAACCGCTTCAAGCACCGTATATTGGTCATAAGCAAAGTGATCCTGCTCTAAAACCGACATTCTTTTTCCTGGTTCCAGCGAAACATGCCCAGTGGTTGGATCTTGCTTTCCGGTTAATATTTTAAGGAATGTAGACTTTCCTGCTCCATTTGCTCCGATAATTCCGTAGCAGTTTCCTTTCGTAAACATAATGTTCACCTCGTCAAAAAGAACTCTTTTCCCGAATTGTAAAGATAAGTTAGATACTGTTAACATATAGTTTTGTAAATTTGGCGCAAAATTACGAAAAGAAATTGGGTAATTTATAATATTGTAATAGTCAAGTTTTTATACGAAAGCAAAATTTGTATATTTAACTTATAAAATCAGAAATAATGAAGATTGAAAAAACCGTAAGAATACTTAATAAAAGAGCTCGATTTGAGTATGAAATTTTAGAAGAAATAGAGGCAGGTATGGTCTTGACGGGTACAGAAATAAAATCTTTGCGTTCTTCCAAGGCTTCTATTACAGAATCGTTCTGTCAGTTTATTGATGGGGAATTGTATATTATAAATATGATGATTGATGAGTATAAATTAGGTACTTTTTACAACCACAAAACAAAAAGGGAACGAAAGTTGCTGTTGCACAAAAAGGAATTGGCAAAATTCGAAAAAAAGCTGAAAGATGCAGGGAATACGATTGTTCCTTTAAAGCTTTATATTAATGATAACGGTAAGGCTAAAATATTGATAGCCTTAGCAAGAGGAAAAAAACTCTTCGATAAAAGGGAAGCCATTAAAGATAGAGAAAATAAAAGAAACCTCAGTAGAATATTAAAGAAAAGTTAAAAATCATCTTGAAAACTTTGTTTATAAAGAAAAATTATATTTATTTTGCAATATCAATTATTTAATCATTTAATTCTATGAAAAATCTAAAATTAGGAATTTCAGCATTGGCGCTTACTGTCGCTTCTACTGTGTTCGCTCAGACTACCAACAATCCGTGGATGATCGGAGTTGGTGCTCACGCGGAAAATCACCTTGCACAGGGAAGTAATTTCAGTAATACATTCTCTGCTACAAATTTGACGAAGACTATGTTCAATACGAGCAACTTCTCAATCACTCCACCATTGTCTAAATTAACTGTTGCCAGAAATATTGGTAAAGGTTTTGTAATTGACTGGCAGACTACTGTTGGTAATGTTGAAAACAAGAGATTCAACATGGGGAAAGAATTTTTCCTACAAACAGGTCTTGGTTTACAGGTGAAAGCTGCAGGTATTCTTTGGAACGAAGAATCTTGGTTTGACCCTTACTTAAGAGTTGGTGCTAACTATTTAAGACACGATCATACTTCTCTTTCTTTCCCAAGAACTGATGCTAATGGTGTTTACGTTTTAAATGGAGAGAACGGAAATGAAATGGGTAAAGCAAACTTCTTTAGCGTTGCTACTGGTGCTGGTCTTAACCTTTGGTTAACTAAAAACTTCGGTTTAGGTGTACAAGGTGATTATGTATCAACTCCAGGAGACAAATCTAATGTTGCTAACTTCTGGCAAGCTTCTGCTTCTTTGAACTTTAGATTCGGGAACAGAGATAGAGATAAAGATGGTATCTTAGACAAAGACGATTTGTGTCCAGATACTCCAGGTTTACCAGAATTCCAAGGATGTCCTGATACAGATGGAGATGGAGTTCCAGATAAAGACGATCAATGTCCAGAAGTTCCTGGTCCAGTTGAAAACAATGGTTGTCCTTGGCCAGATACAGATGGTGACGGTGTAATCGACAAAGATGATGCTTGTCCTACAGTAGCAGGTCCTGCTGAAAACAACGGTTGTCCTTGGCCAGACACAGATGGTGATGGTATCTTAGACAAAGATGATGCATGTCCTACAGTTCCTGGTTTACCAGAATTCAACGGATGTCCTCCTCCACCAAAACCAGAGCCTGTTGAAGTAGTAATAACAAGAGAATTCAAAGATTTATTATTTGATTTCAACAAAGCTACAATTAGACCGGAATCTAGTGGAAAATTAGATAACGCGGCTAAAATTATTAAAGATGCTCCAGCTCAAAACTTCATTATCGTTGGTATGACTGATGCTAAAGGTTCAGTTGCTTACAACCTAAACTTATCTAGACAAAGAGCTGCTGCTGTAGTTTCTGCTTTAGAAGCTAGAGGTGTTAACGGTAATTATCTTAAATCTATTGGTATTGGATCGCAAGAGGCTACTCAGCCAGCTACAGCATCTGATGCAGATAGATTAGTAGACAGAAAAGTTGTTGTAAGAGCAATTTCTGGTGCTGACTGGGATACTTACAAGAAAAATGACTTGCCAGTGAAAAAAACTTCAGGTAAGAAAAAAGTTTCCACTAAAAAAAGAAAATAATTAAATTTTCTAAATAATTAATACCTCTGGTCTTCCAGAGGTATTTTTTTTGTTGTTGATTTTAAGTAATTTTGTGAAAATTTTAAAAACAAATGGGAAGAGCGTTTGAATATAGAAAAGCCTCTAAAATGGCTCGTTGGGATAAAATGGCTAAAACTTTTTCTAAAATAGGAAAAGATATCGCATTGGCTGTAAAAGCAGGTGGTCCTGATCCGGAATCTAATCCGGCGTTAAGAAGATGCATACAAAATGCAAAAGGGGCAAATATGCCGAAAGATAACGTAGAAAGAGCCATTAAAAAAGCTAGTGGTGCCGATGCCGAGAATTATGAAGAAATTACCTATGAAGGTTATGGACAAGGGGGTGTTGCATTTTTTGTGGAATGTACAACCAACAATACAACCAGAACAGTTGCTAATGTAAGGGCTGTTTTCAATAAGTTTGATGGCAATCTTGGCAAGAACGGAGAGCTTGCATTCATTTTCGATAGAAAAGGTATTTTTACAATCGACTTATCCAAAATCACTATGGATTGGGACGATTTTGAAATGGAAATGATTGATGGTGGCGCTGAAGATGTTGAAAAAGATGATGAAGAAGTAATGGTTACTACAGCTTTTGAAGATTTTGGTTCGCTTTCTCATAAATTGGACGAATTGGGTATCGAAGCTAAAAGTGCAGAGTTGCAAAGAATTCCTAACAATACAAAAGAGGTTTCTGAAGAGCAGTTTAAGGCAAATATGAAAATGCTGGAGCGTTTTGAAGAAGACGATGATGTACAAAACGTATATCACAATATGGAAATTACAGATGAGCATTTAGAATCTCTGTAAAAAATAATATTACATTCATATACAATTAATCTTCAATTGTTTTCTTTGCAAAAGAATCAATTGTGCAATCGCCATATTTGGTAACAGAAAATACTGATTGATGGCGACCACATTTGGTTTCGAAAGATAAATAACTGCAAATGAAACGAGATGTTGAATTGGTTGTAATTTCGGATGTCCACTTAGGAACTTATGGATGTAAGGCTAAAGAACTTTTGCGGTATCTCAATTCTATTCAACCGAAAACACTGGTTTTAAATGGTGATATTATAGATATTTGGCAGTTCAAAAAGTCTTACTTCCCTAAGCCTCATCTAAAGATTATTAAAAAAATAATCTCTTTAGCTACTAAAAGTACCGATGTTTACTACATAACCGGTAATCATGATGAATTTTTCAGAAAATTTACAGATTTTGAGCTTGGAAAACTTAAAGTCTGCAATAAATTGTGTCTGACTGTAAATAACAAAAAAGCCTGGATGTTTCACGGCGATGTTTTCGATGCTTCCGTTCAGCATTCTAAGTGGATTGCAAAACTGGGGGGTAAAGGATATGATCTTCTTATTATCATCAACAATTTGGTGAATTGGTTTCTAGAGAAATTAGGCAAAGAGAAATATTCTTTCTCAAAGAAAATTAAAAACAACGTAAAAAAAGCAGTAAAATATATAGGTGATTTCGAGCTCACTGCTTCCGAACTTGCTATTGATAACAATTATGATTATGTAATCTGCGGACATATCCATCAACCTCAAATACGTGAAGTTGCCAATAAAAAAGGTTCTTGTACTTATCTCAATTCAGGAGACTGGATAGAAAATCTTTCAGCTTTGGAATTTCATAATAACGAATGGAAAATTTTCTATTATGAAGATCATAAACACATACTGAAAGAAGATGATTCTGAGGAAATCCGAGAAATCAACAATAGCGATTTAATGAAAATAGTAACCCAGTTTACATAAGATGAAAGTTTTGTATGCTTTTCAGGGAACGGGGAACGGACATGTGGCAAGAGCACAAGAAATTATCCCTATTCTTAAAAAATATGCATCGGTAGATACATTAATAAGCGGACATCAGTCGCAGTTGAAAGCAGATTTTCCCATAGATTTTTCTCACAGAGGTATTTCGTTGCTTTATAATAAAAAAGGCGGTATTTCCTATAAAAAAATTCTTTTCCAAAATAATTATCTTCAAGCATTCAAAACGATAAAAAACATCAATCTCAGTCAGTATGATTTAATCATCAACGATTATGAACCTCTCACAGGATGGGCTTCTAAGCTAAGGAATTTGAATATGATTGAATTGAGTCACCAAGCTTCAATGAGTTTTGAAGAAACTCCCAAACCTCTAAAAAAGGATTTTTTCGGAGAACTGATTCTTGAATATTATGTTCCAAGTGAACGAAAAATAGGTTTTCATTTTGAAAACTATCATCCTCAAATAAAAAAACCGGTAATACGACATAAAATCAGGAATTTGAATCCACAAAAAAAAGGATTCTATTTGGTGTATTTGCCTAGTTTTTCAGATGAGAATATTTTTAAAGTACTCAATGAAATTCCAGTAGAATGGAAAGTTTTTTCGAAAAACAGATTGTCTTACGAAAGAAATAAAAATATAGAATTTTTCCCAGTTGATGAAGTAGAATATCTCAAAAATTTCGAGAATTGCGATGGTATTTTATGCAACGCAGGTTTCGAAACTCCTGCTGAAGCATTGTTTATGGATAAAAAATTATTTGTAATTCCTATTCATAACCAATATGAACAAGAATGCAATGCGGCAGCATTAGATTTGATGGGAGTGTCGAATTCGAAAATTTTATGTAAAAATGAAATTGAAAAATGGCTCAATTCTCAACTTCATTTTAAAGTAGATTATCCTGATGATATTGAAAATATTCTTCTGAAAGATGTTTTAGCTCTGTAAAAAAATATCTTCCACATCGTTCATTCTTCTCATTACGGCTCTGGCGTAAGAACAGTGCGGATATACTTTCCAATTGTTTTCTCTTGAAAATTTAATAGCCTCTTCTACTAAAAATTTCCCCATTCCCCGACCTTCAAATTCTGGATGCACCAAAACAAAGGAGATAATTAGCTTATGCTGATCAGGGAAAATAGTGTACGTTAATCTCCCAACTTCTTTTATTTCATTGCTTAGCGTGATAACTCCGCCATTTCCGGATTTGTTATTTTCGAATTTCATAACCTGTCAATTTGTTATTCTTTTATAAAATACAAAAATTGAACCGCAGAAATTTTCATCAAGATTATTTCAGACTAACTACTTTCTTTAAGAATCATTTTAAGTATTAAATTCATTATTACACATTCTTTCAAAACAAAATAGAGAATATTCCGTTTAATTCTTAAATTTGATGAATGCAAAAGTATTTTTACCTTATCCTATCATTGTGTCTTGTGAGCTGTTATACGTATCAGGTTAAAAAACCGGCGGAAATTACCATAGACAGTAAGAATAATCCTAAACAGAATGTAGCTGTTAATCAATCTGTTGTTAGTCAGGAAGATATTGAAAAAGCACAGTCGCAAAAACAGAATGTTCCCCAGACGAATGTTCCCTTAAATGTTCAGGAAAAGCTGATCGCCAATAAAAATTATAAAATTGATGTTGGTGGCAGAAAATACAAGATAATAGTCGATAAGTGGGAAAATGATAGTTTAGTAGCTCATCCGGTTGGGAAACCAAGTAAGATTTTGAAGTTTCATAAAAACCAGATTAATAGTGAGAATATTGCTGAAAAACGTTTTTCGCAGCCTATTGCCGATATTATTACAGTAACTGTTTATGCAGGAATTGGTGTTGCAGTTTGGGCTCTCTTGCAGTAGTTTTTTAGAGGGATTTCAAATAATCAAAACAAATTTAATTGTCTTTCCCTGTATAATAATTGTAATCTTTTATAACGATTCCTATAAATTGTCTTTCGGTCATTTTGGTAGAATCGAATTCAATTTTCAAAATGCTTTTAATTTTATCCGAAAGTCTGGAGATAACGTGTCTGTCATCTATTTTTAATGCTTTTAGGTAATTGTCTTTAATAATTCTCATGTCATTATCTGTTAAGCCAATAACCTGCGGAAAAGTAGGAATGTAGTTCTCCTGAATGTTTTCTAAAATAGTATGAGAAATATTGATTTGATTTTTTAAAGAAATTACTGCCGTTCCGGAAGCGATGTCTCCCAATCTTTGGTTGTTTTTAGAAACAATCATAGAAACCAACCCGATAATTCCCAAAAGGGAAGTATCTACCAATCTGAAAACCCATCGGATAAGATAATCGCCAAAACTTGCTTGGTAACCGTCTATTTTCACCACCCGTATTTTTACTATTTTTTTTCCCGGAGTCTGTCCTTCCATCAGAGATTCAAAAACAATAGGGTAGAGGGAAACCGGAAGTGTTAAAACAATATAAACAGTTGCTTGAGACCAGTTATCCATGCCATCTAAAATATATCCCAGATTGAGAACGCTGAAAAATAAATAAAATACAGTAAAAAGGTAAGCCGCTTTTATCGCACCGTCGATAATGTACGCCAAAATTCTTTCTCCAATGCTTGCTACATTGAAATTAATATTTACATTTTGAGAGGTATTTATCGCAATTTGAGACATATTTTTTATTATTTTAGCCTTACAATTATGAGAGAAGTTTATTTCATCAAACAAAATAAAGAAAAATGGTTGGGAATTGAGCAGGTTATTCAGGGTAAAATCAAAAAAAATCCTGATGATTTGTCATCTTTGTATATTAACCTTATCAACGATTTGTCTTTTGCCCAATCTTATTATCCCAAAAGCAATACTACGGTTTATCTGAATCATTTATCTTCTCAGATTTTTCAGAAAATTTATAAAACAAAAAGGATCGAAGAAAACAGACTTCTGTATTTTTTTAAAACTGAAGTTCCTATGATTGTATTTGAATACAGACGATATTTATTGTATTCTTTTATTTTTTTCTTTTCCTTCATGCTCATCGGTGTTCTTTCGGCAATATATGATAAAGATTTTGCCAATCTTATTTTAAGTGAAGGTTATGTAAATATGACCATAGAAAACATTAAAAATGGAAATCCTGTAGGAGTATATCAGGAAGGTTCTACGTGGGGAAGCACCATTGGTATCACTTTTAACAATATTATTGTGGGAGCCAAACTTTATCTTTACGGAATTTTTCTTGGAGTGGGAACATTCTTCGTCCTGATGCAGAATTCTATTATGGTAGGTACATTTCAGTATTTTTTCTATGAACATGGTGCTTTGGCAGACAGTGCAAGAGGAATTTGGCTTCATGGAGCTTTTGAAATTTTCAGTATGATTGTAGAAGGGATGTGCGGGTTAATTTTGGGAGCTTCAATTTTATTTCCGAGAACATTATCAAGATTTAATTCATTCAAAAACGGATTTAAAAATTCATTCAAAATATTTTTAAGTACAATTCCATTTACCATTTGTGCAGGAATTATAGAAGGTAATGTAACAAGACATGCATTAAAAATGCCTTTAGCCTTAAATCTTATTATTATTTTCGGATGTCTGGGAATCATCAGCTTTTATTACTTTTTTTACCCAGCAATCGTTAACAAAAAAATTAAAAAACAAATTAAAAATGCAATTATTTAAAAAAAGAGATTTTGGAACTTTTATAAGCGATACCTTTTCGTTTTTCAGACTTTACGGGAAAAATTATTTTAAAAATTATATTCTCCTCAATGGTCTTTTGCTAATTCTGTTGGTGCTTATTTTTATTTTTGGATACAAAGAGCTCTTCATGCAGGCTTTTGCATCTAATAAAGGGGGTGAAAGTTATTATTTTGAAAGTTATTTTCAGGAAAATTTAGGCATTTTTATTATTACGGGGATTATTACGTTCATTGTATTTATGGCGTTAATGATTATTAATTACCTGTACCCTGTGTTTTACATGAAAAAACTTGCACAAGGACAGAAAAACATTAAAGTGGACGATATCATGTCTGAGTTTAAAGCCAATGCAGGGAAAATAGGAAAACTATTGTTGGGATTAATTTTTATTGTGACGCCGTTGTCATTAATCGTAGTCGGAATTTCTTATGCTTTAATTCTTATTATCATTGGTATTTTTCTTCTCTTGCTGGTATTACCGGTGATGATTAATGTTATCAATTTCCTGATGTTCGATTACTTCAACAGTTCGAGAGGATTTTTTGCAAGTTTAAGCTATAGTATCCGTTCGCAGTTTTCTTATTCTAATGCCCGAGAAGGTTCACCATTTTGGAAATATTGGGGAGCTACACTGGTAATCTACATTATCATTTACGTAATTACGACTGTTTTTACGATGATTCCTATGATATTTTTCATGGTAAAACTTACGACTTCTGCACCAGATGGTAGTTTTGAGCAAAATCCGTTTTCCGGAGGATTTGGAATTCTTCTGTTTGTAACGTATGGGGTTTCTCTTCTTTTTTCATTTCTTCTTTCCAATTTAATGTATGTAAATTCGGGATTAATGTATTTCGACAGCCGTAGAGATCTTCATCAGCAAGTCGATTTGCAGGAAATAGATACTATCGGAATTAATGAATAAATTTCTTTTATTTCTAGCTGTTTTTTTTAGTCTTGGCTTTGTAAAAGCTCAGGAAGAATATGCCGAAGAGGTGATTGTAGATTCTGTAGCGACTACACATTACAGAAATATGTATGTTGCAGATTCTGTTCTGAGAGAAAACCCGATAACTAATACTGCTGTATTTCCGAAAAAATTTAAAGAAAAACTGGCTTCCAGATACAAGGATAAAGACTTCGATTATTCTGCATCACAACCCAAAGAATCTTTTTTTGAAAAACTGCAACGCAAAATTGCAGAAATCATCAGAAGTATATTCGGAGAAACCAGCATGGAAACTTCTTCCAAAATTACGACAGTTATTATTCGTCTTTTTGCAATTGTTT encodes the following:
- the recJ gene encoding single-stranded-DNA-specific exonuclease RecJ; the encoded protein is MSQKWIYKPEPDEEIVDGLSSSLGFGTFESKLLVLRGIDNYRKAREFFKPNMTDIHSPFLMADMQKAVERIATAIENGEKILVYGDYDVDGTTAVALMYLYLSKIVQKKYLDFYIPDRNSEGYGISTEGIDFAKENGFTLIVALDCGIKAIDMINYAKSKDIEFIICDHHLPGEEIPNATAVLDPKRSDCRYPFKELSGCGVGFKLCQGLNTIYKIPEAELFELTDLLAISIAADIVSMTGENRVLAKMGLKTLRKTRNMGLRLLIPEDKLSHFEISNIVFEIAPKINAAGRISHGKAAVELMVSDNLKHAHQIVSDIMNLNDERRELDMNSTLSALNQIIESQQETKFSTIVYHPEWNKGVIGIVASRLTETYYKPTLVFTDGNNGEMVASARSVSDFDVHEALDMCSEYFLKFGGHHAAAGLSMEKSNFEEFKIKFEKIVAEKIQEHQKEPSITIDSEVHIDEINRDFINFHRKLAPFGPHNMKPNLVLKNQKISGYVKTMGKDNNHLKFYIRQESTGRNIECIGFKLGQFADDFRSKSFDIAFTLEENHWKGNVTHCLNIKDVKFRD
- a CDS encoding ABC-F family ATP-binding cassette domain-containing protein; amino-acid sequence: MLTVSNLSLQFGKRVLFDEVNIMFTKGNCYGIIGANGAGKSTFLKILTGKQDPTTGHVSLEPGKRMSVLEQDHFAYDQYTVLEAVLRGNKKLFEIKEEMDALYAKEDFSDEDGIKAGELGVIYDEMGGWTAESDAQTMLSNVGITDDMHWQLMSELENKDKVKVLLAQALFGNPDVLILDEPTNDLDIDTISWLEDFLADYENTVIVVSHDRHFLDTVCTHIGDLDYAKLNLYTGNYSFWYQASQLATRQRAQANKKAEEKKKELQDFIARFSSNVAKAKQATARKKMIDKLNIDDIKPSSRRYPAIIFEMEREAGDQILDVKGLEKTKDGELLFSNIDLNLKKGDKVAVLSKNSLAITEFFEILAGNTEADKGSIAWGVTTNQSHMPLDNTNFFQEDLSLVDWLRQFTKNDEERHEEFVRGFLGRMLFSGDEALKSCKVLSGGEKMRCMFSRMMLQKANVLLLDEPTNHLDLESITTLNNSLSNFKGNILLASHDHEMLSTVCNRIIELTPKGIIDREMTYDEYLADKKVKELREKMYS
- the smpB gene encoding SsrA-binding protein SmpB, with amino-acid sequence MKIEKTVRILNKRARFEYEILEEIEAGMVLTGTEIKSLRSSKASITESFCQFIDGELYIINMMIDEYKLGTFYNHKTKRERKLLLHKKELAKFEKKLKDAGNTIVPLKLYINDNGKAKILIALARGKKLFDKREAIKDRENKRNLSRILKKS
- a CDS encoding OmpA family protein, translated to MKNLKLGISALALTVASTVFAQTTNNPWMIGVGAHAENHLAQGSNFSNTFSATNLTKTMFNTSNFSITPPLSKLTVARNIGKGFVIDWQTTVGNVENKRFNMGKEFFLQTGLGLQVKAAGILWNEESWFDPYLRVGANYLRHDHTSLSFPRTDANGVYVLNGENGNEMGKANFFSVATGAGLNLWLTKNFGLGVQGDYVSTPGDKSNVANFWQASASLNFRFGNRDRDKDGILDKDDLCPDTPGLPEFQGCPDTDGDGVPDKDDQCPEVPGPVENNGCPWPDTDGDGVIDKDDACPTVAGPAENNGCPWPDTDGDGILDKDDACPTVPGLPEFNGCPPPPKPEPVEVVITREFKDLLFDFNKATIRPESSGKLDNAAKIIKDAPAQNFIIVGMTDAKGSVAYNLNLSRQRAAAVVSALEARGVNGNYLKSIGIGSQEATQPATASDADRLVDRKVVVRAISGADWDTYKKNDLPVKKTSGKKKVSTKKRK
- a CDS encoding YebC/PmpR family DNA-binding transcriptional regulator translates to MGRAFEYRKASKMARWDKMAKTFSKIGKDIALAVKAGGPDPESNPALRRCIQNAKGANMPKDNVERAIKKASGADAENYEEITYEGYGQGGVAFFVECTTNNTTRTVANVRAVFNKFDGNLGKNGELAFIFDRKGIFTIDLSKITMDWDDFEMEMIDGGAEDVEKDDEEVMVTTAFEDFGSLSHKLDELGIEAKSAELQRIPNNTKEVSEEQFKANMKMLERFEEDDDVQNVYHNMEITDEHLESL
- a CDS encoding UDP-2,3-diacylglucosamine diphosphatase, with the translated sequence MKRDVELVVISDVHLGTYGCKAKELLRYLNSIQPKTLVLNGDIIDIWQFKKSYFPKPHLKIIKKIISLATKSTDVYYITGNHDEFFRKFTDFELGKLKVCNKLCLTVNNKKAWMFHGDVFDASVQHSKWIAKLGGKGYDLLIIINNLVNWFLEKLGKEKYSFSKKIKNNVKKAVKYIGDFELTASELAIDNNYDYVICGHIHQPQIREVANKKGSCTYLNSGDWIENLSALEFHNNEWKIFYYEDHKHILKEDDSEEIREINNSDLMKIVTQFT
- a CDS encoding glycosyltransferase family protein — encoded protein: MKVLYAFQGTGNGHVARAQEIIPILKKYASVDTLISGHQSQLKADFPIDFSHRGISLLYNKKGGISYKKILFQNNYLQAFKTIKNINLSQYDLIINDYEPLTGWASKLRNLNMIELSHQASMSFEETPKPLKKDFFGELILEYYVPSERKIGFHFENYHPQIKKPVIRHKIRNLNPQKKGFYLVYLPSFSDENIFKVLNEIPVEWKVFSKNRLSYERNKNIEFFPVDEVEYLKNFENCDGILCNAGFETPAEALFMDKKLFVIPIHNQYEQECNAAALDLMGVSNSKILCKNEIEKWLNSQLHFKVDYPDDIENILLKDVLAL
- a CDS encoding GNAT family N-acetyltransferase, whose amino-acid sequence is MKFENNKSGNGGVITLSNEIKEVGRLTYTIFPDQHKLIISFVLVHPEFEGRGMGKFLVEEAIKFSRENNWKVYPHCSYARAVMRRMNDVEDIFLQS
- a CDS encoding RDD family protein; amino-acid sequence: MSQIAINTSQNVNINFNVASIGERILAYIIDGAIKAAYLFTVFYLFFSVLNLGYILDGMDNWSQATVYIVLTLPVSLYPIVFESLMEGQTPGKKIVKIRVVKIDGYQASFGDYLIRWVFRLVDTSLLGIIGLVSMIVSKNNQRLGDIASGTAVISLKNQINISHTILENIQENYIPTFPQVIGLTDNDMRIIKDNYLKALKIDDRHVISRLSDKIKSILKIEFDSTKMTERQFIGIVIKDYNYYTGKDN